A window of the Halichoerus grypus chromosome 2, mHalGry1.hap1.1, whole genome shotgun sequence genome harbors these coding sequences:
- the EGR1 gene encoding early growth response protein 1 — translation MAATKAEMQLMSPLQISDPFGSFPHSPTMDNYPKLEEMMLLSNGAPQFLGAAGASEGSGGNSSSSSGGSGGGGGGSSGSSNGAFNPQGEAGEQPYEHLTAESFPDIALNNEKVLVETSYPSQTTRLPPITYTGRFSLEPAPNSGNTLWPEPLFSLVSGLVSMTNPPATSSSAPSPAASSSSSASQSPPLSCAVQSNDSSPIYSAAPTFPTPNADIFPEPQSQAFPGSAGAALQYPPPAYPAAKGGFQVPMIPDYLFPQQQGDLGLGTPDQKPFQGLESRTQQPSLTPLSTIKAFATQSGSQDLKALNTTYQSQLIKPSRMRKYPNRPSKTPPHERPYACPVESCDRRFSRSDELTRHIRIHTGQKPFQCRICMRNFSRSDHLTTHIRTHTGEKPFACDICGRKFARSDERKRHTKIHLRQKDKKADKGVVASSAATSLSSYPSQVATSYTSPVTTSYPSPATTSYPSPVPTSYSSPGSSTYPSPVHSGFPSPSVATTYSSVPPAFPAQVSSFPSSAVTNSFSASTGLSDMTTTFSPRTIEIC, via the exons ATGGCCGCAACCAAGGCCGAGATGCAGCTGATGTCCCCGCTGCAGATCTCCGACCCGTTCGGCTCCTTTCCTCACTCGCCCACCATGGACAACTATCCTAagctggaggagatgatgctgcTGAGCAACGGGGCTCCCCAGTTCCTCGGTGCCGCCGGGGCCTCGGAGGGCAGCGGCGgtaacagcagcagcagcagcggggGCAGTGGAGGTGGAGGGGGCGGCAGCAGCGGTAGCAGCAACGGCGCCTTCAACCCTCAGGGGGAGGCGGGCGAGCAGCCCTACGAGCACCTGACCGCAG aGTCTTTTCCTGATATCGCTCTGAATAACGAGAAGGTTCTGGTGGAGACAAGTTACCCCAGCCAAACCACCCGGCTGCCCCCCATCACCTACACTGGCCGCTTCTCTCTGGAGCCTGCACCCAACAGTGGCAACACCTTGTGGCCTGAGCCCCTCTTCAGCCTGGTCAGCGGCCTCGTGAGCATGACCAACCCCCCGGCCACCTCATCTTCAGCACCATCTCcggcagcctcctcctcctcctccgcctctCAGAGCCCACCCCTGAGCTGCGCGGTACAGTCCAATGACAGCAGCCCCATTTACTCAGCGGCACCGACGTTCCCCACACCTAACGCTGACATCTTCCCCGAGCCACAAAGCCAGGCCTTTCCAGGCTCCGCGGGCGCCGCGCTCCAGTACCCTCCTCCCGCCTACCCTGCTGCTAAGGGTGGCTTCCAGGTCCCCATGATCCCTGACTATCTGTTTCCGCAACAGCAGGGGGACCTGGGCCTGGGCACCCCAGACCAGAAGCCCTTCCAAGGCCTGGAGAGCCGAACCCAGCAGCCTTCCCTCACTCCATTGTCCACCATCAAGGCCTTTGCCACGCAGTCGGGCTCCCAGGACTTGAAGGCCCTCAACACCACCTACCAGTCCCAGCTCATCAAACCCAGCCGCATGCGCAAGTACCCCAACCGGCCCAGCAAGACGCCCCCTCACGAACGCCCCTACGCATGCCCGGTGGAGTCCTGTGACCGCCGCTTCTCCCGCTCAGATGAGCTCACCCGCCACATTCGCATCCATACCGGCCAGAAGCCCTTCCAGTGTCGCATCTGCATGCGCAACTTCAGCCGCAGTGACCATCTCACCACCCACATCCGCACCCACACAGGCGAGAAGCCCTTCGCCTGCGACATCTGTGGGAGAAAGTTTGCCAGGAGTGATGAGCGCAAGAGGCATACCAAGATCCACTTAAGGCAGAAGGACAAAAAAGCAGACAAAGGTGTTGTGGCCTCTTCTGCCGccacctccctctcttcctaCCCGTCCCAGGTGGCTACCTCCTACACGTCCCCAGTTACTACCTCTTATCCGTCCCCAGCCACCACCTCATATCCATCACCTGTGCCCACCTCCTACTCCTCTCCCGGGTCCTCAACCTACCCATCCCCTGTGCACAGTGGCTTCCCCTCACCCTCGGTGGCCACCACATACTCCTCCGTTCCCCCTGCTTTCCCGGCCCAAGTCAGCAGCTTCCCTTCCTCGGCTGTCACCAACTCCTTCAGCGCCTCCACAGGGCTTTCGGACATGACAACAACCTTTTCTCCCAGGacaattgaaatttgctaa
- the REEP2 gene encoding receptor expression-enhancing protein 2 isoform X1 — MVSWIISRLVVLIFGTLYPAYSSYKAVKTKNVKEYVKWMMYWIVFAFFTTAETLTDIVLSWFPFYFELKIAFVIWLLSPYTKGSSVLYRKFVHPTLSNKEKEIDEYITQARDKSYETMMRVGKRGLNLAANAAVTAAAKGQGVLSEKLRSFSMQDLTLIRDEDALPLQGPDSRLRPSPGSLLDTIEDLAGDDPAQSLRSSMNQADPRTEASEDDMGDKAPKRVKPVKKVPKAEPLASKTLKTRPKKKTSGGGDLA; from the exons GCTCATCTTTGGCACCTTGTACCCAGCCTATTCTTCCTACAAGGCCGTGAAGACAAAAAACGTGAAGGAATAT GTGAAATGGATGATGTACTGGATCGTCTTTGCTTTCTTCACTACAGCTGAGACACTCACGGATATCGTGCTTTCCTG GTTCCCCTTCTACTTTGAGCTCAAGATCGCCTTTGTGATATGGCTTCTGTCGCCTTACACCAAGGGCTCCAGCGTGCTCTACCGCAAGTTCGTGCACCCGACACTGTCCAACAAGGAGAAG GAGATCGACGAGTACATCACACAGGCCCGAGACAAGAGCTATGAGACCATGATGAGGGTGGGCAAGAGGGGCCTGAACCTGGCCGCCAATGCTGCGGTCACAGCCGCTGCCAAG GGCCAGGGGGTGCTCTCAGAGAAGCTCCGGAGCTTCAGCATGCAGGACCTGACCCTGATCCGGGACGAGGACGCACTGCCCCTGCAAGGCCCTGACAGCCGGCTCCGCCCCAGCCCCGGCAGCCTCCTGGACACCATTGAGGACTTGG CAGGAGATGACCCTGCCCAGAGTTTAAGGTCTAGCATGAACCAGGCAGATCCCCGGACAGAGGCCTCTGAAGATGATATGGGAGACAAGGCCCCTAAGCGGGTCAAACCGGTCAAAAAAGTGCCCAAAGCTGAG CCGCTGGCTTCCAAGACACTGAAGACCCGGCCCAAGAAGAAGACCTCTGGCGGGGGTGACTTGGCTTGA
- the REEP2 gene encoding receptor expression-enhancing protein 2 isoform X2, producing the protein MVSWIISRLVVLIFGTLYPAYSSYKAVKTKNVKEYVKWMMYWIVFAFFTTAETLTDIVLSWFPFYFELKIAFVIWLLSPYTKGSSVLYRKFVHPTLSNKEKEIDEYITQARDKSYETMMRVGKRGLNLAANAAVTAAAKGQGVLSEKLRSFSMQDLTLIRDEDALPLQGPDSRLRPSPGSLLDTIEDLGDDPAQSLRSSMNQADPRTEASEDDMGDKAPKRVKPVKKVPKAEPLASKTLKTRPKKKTSGGGDLA; encoded by the exons GCTCATCTTTGGCACCTTGTACCCAGCCTATTCTTCCTACAAGGCCGTGAAGACAAAAAACGTGAAGGAATAT GTGAAATGGATGATGTACTGGATCGTCTTTGCTTTCTTCACTACAGCTGAGACACTCACGGATATCGTGCTTTCCTG GTTCCCCTTCTACTTTGAGCTCAAGATCGCCTTTGTGATATGGCTTCTGTCGCCTTACACCAAGGGCTCCAGCGTGCTCTACCGCAAGTTCGTGCACCCGACACTGTCCAACAAGGAGAAG GAGATCGACGAGTACATCACACAGGCCCGAGACAAGAGCTATGAGACCATGATGAGGGTGGGCAAGAGGGGCCTGAACCTGGCCGCCAATGCTGCGGTCACAGCCGCTGCCAAG GGCCAGGGGGTGCTCTCAGAGAAGCTCCGGAGCTTCAGCATGCAGGACCTGACCCTGATCCGGGACGAGGACGCACTGCCCCTGCAAGGCCCTGACAGCCGGCTCCGCCCCAGCCCCGGCAGCCTCCTGGACACCATTGAGGACTTGG GAGATGACCCTGCCCAGAGTTTAAGGTCTAGCATGAACCAGGCAGATCCCCGGACAGAGGCCTCTGAAGATGATATGGGAGACAAGGCCCCTAAGCGGGTCAAACCGGTCAAAAAAGTGCCCAAAGCTGAG CCGCTGGCTTCCAAGACACTGAAGACCCGGCCCAAGAAGAAGACCTCTGGCGGGGGTGACTTGGCTTGA
- the REEP2 gene encoding receptor expression-enhancing protein 2 isoform X5 encodes MMYWIVFAFFTTAETLTDIVLSWFPFYFELKIAFVIWLLSPYTKGSSVLYRKFVHPTLSNKEKEIDEYITQARDKSYETMMRVGKRGLNLAANAAVTAAAKGQGVLSEKLRSFSMQDLTLIRDEDALPLQGPDSRLRPSPGSLLDTIEDLAGDDPAQSLRSSMNQADPRTEASEDDMGDKAPKRVKPVKKVPKAEPLASKTLKTRPKKKTSGGGDLA; translated from the exons ATGATGTACTGGATCGTCTTTGCTTTCTTCACTACAGCTGAGACACTCACGGATATCGTGCTTTCCTG GTTCCCCTTCTACTTTGAGCTCAAGATCGCCTTTGTGATATGGCTTCTGTCGCCTTACACCAAGGGCTCCAGCGTGCTCTACCGCAAGTTCGTGCACCCGACACTGTCCAACAAGGAGAAG GAGATCGACGAGTACATCACACAGGCCCGAGACAAGAGCTATGAGACCATGATGAGGGTGGGCAAGAGGGGCCTGAACCTGGCCGCCAATGCTGCGGTCACAGCCGCTGCCAAG GGCCAGGGGGTGCTCTCAGAGAAGCTCCGGAGCTTCAGCATGCAGGACCTGACCCTGATCCGGGACGAGGACGCACTGCCCCTGCAAGGCCCTGACAGCCGGCTCCGCCCCAGCCCCGGCAGCCTCCTGGACACCATTGAGGACTTGG CAGGAGATGACCCTGCCCAGAGTTTAAGGTCTAGCATGAACCAGGCAGATCCCCGGACAGAGGCCTCTGAAGATGATATGGGAGACAAGGCCCCTAAGCGGGTCAAACCGGTCAAAAAAGTGCCCAAAGCTGAG CCGCTGGCTTCCAAGACACTGAAGACCCGGCCCAAGAAGAAGACCTCTGGCGGGGGTGACTTGGCTTGA
- the REEP2 gene encoding receptor expression-enhancing protein 2 isoform X4, with translation MVSWIISRLVVLIFGTLYPAYSSYKAVKTKNVKEYVKWMMYWIVFAFFTTAETLTDIVLSWFPFYFELKIAFVIWLLSPYTKGSSVLYRKFVHPTLSNKEKEIDEYITQARDKSYETMMRVGKRGLNLAANAAVTAAAKGVLSEKLRSFSMQDLTLIRDEDALPLQGPDSRLRPSPGSLLDTIEDLGDDPAQSLRSSMNQADPRTEASEDDMGDKAPKRVKPVKKVPKAEPLASKTLKTRPKKKTSGGGDLA, from the exons GCTCATCTTTGGCACCTTGTACCCAGCCTATTCTTCCTACAAGGCCGTGAAGACAAAAAACGTGAAGGAATAT GTGAAATGGATGATGTACTGGATCGTCTTTGCTTTCTTCACTACAGCTGAGACACTCACGGATATCGTGCTTTCCTG GTTCCCCTTCTACTTTGAGCTCAAGATCGCCTTTGTGATATGGCTTCTGTCGCCTTACACCAAGGGCTCCAGCGTGCTCTACCGCAAGTTCGTGCACCCGACACTGTCCAACAAGGAGAAG GAGATCGACGAGTACATCACACAGGCCCGAGACAAGAGCTATGAGACCATGATGAGGGTGGGCAAGAGGGGCCTGAACCTGGCCGCCAATGCTGCGGTCACAGCCGCTGCCAAG GGGGTGCTCTCAGAGAAGCTCCGGAGCTTCAGCATGCAGGACCTGACCCTGATCCGGGACGAGGACGCACTGCCCCTGCAAGGCCCTGACAGCCGGCTCCGCCCCAGCCCCGGCAGCCTCCTGGACACCATTGAGGACTTGG GAGATGACCCTGCCCAGAGTTTAAGGTCTAGCATGAACCAGGCAGATCCCCGGACAGAGGCCTCTGAAGATGATATGGGAGACAAGGCCCCTAAGCGGGTCAAACCGGTCAAAAAAGTGCCCAAAGCTGAG CCGCTGGCTTCCAAGACACTGAAGACCCGGCCCAAGAAGAAGACCTCTGGCGGGGGTGACTTGGCTTGA
- the REEP2 gene encoding receptor expression-enhancing protein 2 isoform X3 produces the protein MVSWIISRLVVLIFGTLYPAYSSYKAVKTKNVKEYVKWMMYWIVFAFFTTAETLTDIVLSWFPFYFELKIAFVIWLLSPYTKGSSVLYRKFVHPTLSNKEKEIDEYITQARDKSYETMMRVGKRGLNLAANAAVTAAAKGVLSEKLRSFSMQDLTLIRDEDALPLQGPDSRLRPSPGSLLDTIEDLAGDDPAQSLRSSMNQADPRTEASEDDMGDKAPKRVKPVKKVPKAEPLASKTLKTRPKKKTSGGGDLA, from the exons GCTCATCTTTGGCACCTTGTACCCAGCCTATTCTTCCTACAAGGCCGTGAAGACAAAAAACGTGAAGGAATAT GTGAAATGGATGATGTACTGGATCGTCTTTGCTTTCTTCACTACAGCTGAGACACTCACGGATATCGTGCTTTCCTG GTTCCCCTTCTACTTTGAGCTCAAGATCGCCTTTGTGATATGGCTTCTGTCGCCTTACACCAAGGGCTCCAGCGTGCTCTACCGCAAGTTCGTGCACCCGACACTGTCCAACAAGGAGAAG GAGATCGACGAGTACATCACACAGGCCCGAGACAAGAGCTATGAGACCATGATGAGGGTGGGCAAGAGGGGCCTGAACCTGGCCGCCAATGCTGCGGTCACAGCCGCTGCCAAG GGGGTGCTCTCAGAGAAGCTCCGGAGCTTCAGCATGCAGGACCTGACCCTGATCCGGGACGAGGACGCACTGCCCCTGCAAGGCCCTGACAGCCGGCTCCGCCCCAGCCCCGGCAGCCTCCTGGACACCATTGAGGACTTGG CAGGAGATGACCCTGCCCAGAGTTTAAGGTCTAGCATGAACCAGGCAGATCCCCGGACAGAGGCCTCTGAAGATGATATGGGAGACAAGGCCCCTAAGCGGGTCAAACCGGTCAAAAAAGTGCCCAAAGCTGAG CCGCTGGCTTCCAAGACACTGAAGACCCGGCCCAAGAAGAAGACCTCTGGCGGGGGTGACTTGGCTTGA